In the Bacillus sp. HSf4 genome, TATAAGCAAATAAAATCGACGGTCCTGCAAAATGGATCGATTTCCCCGAGCCGAGAAACAATCCCGTCCCGATGGCTCCACCGATGGCGATCAGCTGAATGTGCCTGTTTTTCAGGCCCCTTGATAATGTTTGTTCATGTCTGTTATTGTCTCCGGTTATATCGTCTGTCACTTTGTACTGCCTCCAATAATTGTTTTAACTCCTGGCTCCCGTATTTTTTTATGTTCTATTATAACACTAAAATTTAAAAGGTTTGATTGTTGAAAGAATGTTTCGTTCTTGTACATATCCAATGTCTTGTAACAGTCCTAAAAATCCTTTTCGATGATGACATTTTAGCTTATTTTTATTCGAAATTCGAGGATTATTGGTATATTTTTCTTAAAACATGATCCGAAAAGAGGTGTGAAAGTGAACCCTCTATTCGTTTGTTTGGACAGTTTCTTGCAGAAGATACTTGAACATATCGAAGCGAATAGTAAAAAGAATATACTTGATGTTTTTAATGGGGAAGATTTTATCATGGCGAACCTGGTGTTGGCTGTCTGTCGTCTTCAAAATCAACATGCAGTTAACTGCTGGAAACGATTTTTAAACGCGGCATAATTGGTGTATGCTAAAAAGAGACTACCTTGATTAAAAAAATAGCATGATATTTTAGGAGGAACAAAAGCTGAACAGAAAGACATTCCAACGCTCGGTGTTCGCAGTCATGTTGACGCTGATCGCGATCTATGTTCTGTATACCTTGTTTGAAAATTTGCTTCATGATCGGCATTCGACAGCCTTTTTAAGCCAGAAAACTCATCTGCGCGCTTCTTTTCAGCTCCCGGTCTGGCTGAAGGTGATGTATGTCCACGTGGTTGCCGCCTGTCTGGCCATGCTGGCGGGAGCTGTTAACTTTTCTGTGAGAAGCCGCAAGCTCCACCGCTTGAACGGCTATGTCTATGTCGTTTGCGTGCTGATTGTGACGCTGACGTCAGGCTATATGGCGCCGCACTCCACGGGAGGAAGAATCGTGAGCATCGCCTTTAATCTGGTGAACATGTATTGGCCGGCGGCTACGGTGATTTCCGTATGGCAAGCGCGGCGAAAGCGGTTTGACAAGCATCAAAAGTGGATGATCCGCAGTTATTTATTCTGTTTTACCAATCTGTTTATTCATGTCATCACCTTTGTGGGCCGCAGCGGATTCGGCTTGGCATACGATCTCAGCTATACGATCGGCGTTTATGGGGCGATTGCCCTGAACGTGGCCGCGGCTGAGTGTATTATTCGGTTTACACGGAGAAAAACGACTGGTATTTTTGAAATGAAAGGTGGTTTTTCTAAGACCGATTAATACCAATAATCAATGCCAAACCCCACCCAAAAACAACAGCCGTTTGATGGAAGTATACTGACGAACTGGATATGTATCTTGCTAGAGCAAACCTTTTTAGATGATGGTTTGCTCTTTTTTCGCTATATCCCTCGCTTCGGATAGCCCCCAATGTCAAAAAGTGATCTAACTCACAGTCTTAAAAATACACATCATGTAAAGTGAGTTAATAGTTTTGCTGCGAAAAGACAAAAAGGGGAGAATGAACAAATGAAACGAAAAGATTTACCGCTTGTGTATTCATGCTCTGGATGTTCTTCGGCCGCGCAAACGGCCAACATGATCGCCATCAAAATGGATCGCGAAAAAATAGCTGAAATGTCCTGTATTGCCGGGGTTGGCGGTGATGTCAAGCCGCTTGTCAAAACGGCAAAATCCGGACGGGATATCATTGCCATCGACGGCTGTCCTTTGTGCTGCTGCAAAAGCTGTTTAGCCAAGCATGACGTTCAGCCAAAACATCATTTTGTACTTTCTGATTTTGATGTGCCAAAGAAAAAAGGTGTGGATCCCGACCCTGTTCTTTATATGAATGCTTACGAACGCATTTTAAAGCTTACACATCCTAAGTAAAGGATTTGAAACGGCTATCTTGATAGTCGTTTTTCATTTTATGACGAATGACAAAATAAATTATTTGTCATTTGTTACTTTTCTTGCTATGATCATCCTAAAGGAGGTGGAACACGCAGCATCATGAAGAATGTTTCAGAAGCATTGACGAAAAAACAAATCCTTGAAGCAACAGAAGAAACGTTAAGGCGGTACGGTGCAGCGAAAACATCGATCACGGATGTGGCCAAAGCATTGAACGTCAGTCACGGTACGATTTACCGCCATTTTAAAAGCAAAAAAGAGATTTTCGAGGCAGCTACCCAAATGTGGCTGGGTGAAAAGATTTTCAAGCCGCTTACCGGTGTTTATCACGATTCTTCCCGCGAAGGTCCGGCGCATGTCAAGGCTTATATAAAGAAATTGTTTGAGCTCAAACGGTATTATGCCATGAAGGATGAAGAATTGTTTGCGATGTATGCCAAAGTCACCAATGAATCTCCAGAGCTTGTCGATGAAAGCATTTCCAATATCGTCGAGCAATTGAGCGGGCTCATCGACCGCTGTTCTGTTTGTGCAAATGATCCTGTTGAAGTGGCAAAAGGCATTTTTTACGCGACGGAACGTTTCCACCATCCGGCGCATGCGAATGAATGGAAAAGAGATACGATTGAACAGGAATTTGATATTGTTTGGGGTCTTTTGGAAAAAGGGTATTTGAAACATGGAGAGGGCGGAGGTTAAAAACATGCACGATTTAAAAGGTAAGACAGCGATCGTAACGGGAGCTTCCCGCGGAATCGGGCGCGCGATCGCAACGCAGCTTGGAGACCTTGGAGCCAAAGTGGCCGTCAATTACTCAAGCAGCCGGCAAAAGGCGGAAGAAGTCGTCAATGAGATCCAGCAGGCAGGAGGGGAAGCTGCGGCTATTCAAGCCGACCTCAGCACAGTTGCCGGTGTGGAATCTTTATTTGCTAAAACAAAAGAGGCGTTCGGGAAAATCGATATCCTGATCAATAATGCCGGCATGAGTATTTACAAACCGATTCAAGATGTCACGGAAGAAGACTTTGATCAGCAATTCAACCTGAATGTAAAAGGCACATATTTTGCATGCAAGCAGGCCATGAAAGATATGGAGGCGAATGGGAGGATCATTAACTTCTCCACATCTGTCATCGGGCAAATGTTTCCGACATACAGCGTATATGCCGGAACAAAAGGGGCTGTAGAGCAGTTCACCCGCCAGCTTGCAAAGGAATTCGCCGCAAAGCAGATCACAATTAACGCGGTCGCACCGGGACCGGTCGACACTGAACTTTTTACGGCGGGAAAATCGGAACAGCAGATCGAAGGGCTGAAAAAGTCGACGGCTCTCGGCCGCATCGGTGAACCGGAGGACATCGCGAATGTCATCGAATTTTTGGTCAGCGAACAATCGCAGTGGATCACCGGCCAGACGATTCGCGTGAATGGCGGATTTATTTAATATAGGAAAAAATCTCAAGCAGCTTCTCAGCGAATGCCTTCGGATATACGGAGGCGCCGACATGATTTCCGGGAAAATCAACAACTTTCGTTCCCAGTTTATCTGCTAAAGCCTCCGCATACCGGTATGGGAGAAAGCCTTTGGATTCAATGCCGCCGGCAGGCACAACGACCGCCGATGAAGCTTTCAGCCTGCTTGTGTCCGGTTTGTATTCTCTCAGAGCGGGCACTTCGGATAAGATAAAATAGTCGATGTTGGCCATCAGCCGCTCCATCCGCTCTTTCGGCTGTCGGGGCTGGGCGGATGCGGTGATGCCCATCGCTTCTGCGAATTCTCCTAATGCGGATAAGCCGTTTTGTCGATAATCGCGTTCAAGCTTCGCCAGGCTCTCTATGCCAAATGTGCGGTCTTCATCTGACAGCAGTTCCGGTATCGGGGGTTCGTGCGCTGCCAGTACGCGGATTTGTTCAGGGTGACGGATCGCCAGGTCAAGGCCGATGACCGCGCCTGAGCTACAGCCGAACACATAGGCGGGTTCATCGGTCAGGCCGGCCAACAGGCGGTGCGCGTCATCGCTGTGTGCGGAAATCCGGTAGTTTTCGTTTATATCCTCAAGTTTGCTGCGCGAGTGTCCCCTGCGGTCATAGGTGACGACAGTGTAATGCTCGGCAAGCAGATCTGCCATCGGGTATGAATCAGCATCCCCGTTTCCTCCGTGAATCATCAGCAGCAACGGTCCGGCTCCGCGCACTTCATAGTAAAGGCTCGTTCCTGAAACTTGGATCATGCTGCTCTTTATTGAAGTCATAAAAATCATCTCCTCTCTTTTAGATTAAAGCAGCCGCAGAAGATAAGAAATGCAGAAATCGCTTAAGAAACAAACTTGCCATATCGAAAAGCACTGATCCTGTATGACCAGTGCTCTGTTTTTTATGTTGTGTAAACAATTTTTTTGATCGTTTCAATGGAGAGGTGATATTCCCCGGCAAGCCGTTCGACCGAATCGCCGTTTTTGAAAGCTTTTTTAATTGAAGCGTTGCGTTCATCAATCAGCTTTCTAGCCCCGGACCGCACACCCCATTTTTGCCGGGCGGAATCAGGCTTTGGAATATAGATGGTCTCCCCTTGAACATACTTTTGAATTTCTGATATCAGCTTTTCGGGTAAAACAGCGTCTGCTTTGACATAACCCATGTTTGCCAGCTCCTTATTCTTTTGATGGGATAAGGGGCAAAGCCGTATATCAGAAGGTTAAGGCGATTGAAGGTGTCCACCCCATGCAAAGTATCGCCATTCCGATAACAGGCTTTGCATGAGACGCTGCGCTATCCGGCATTCTGATGACTGCCATTTTCTTCACCTCCCTAAAACGGATTATAGAATAAATCAAGCCATCTTGCAGTTTATCTTTCTTTAAAAAAGCCCGACTTCCGCAAACTGTCTATCCTATTGTAAACATCTCTATATCTCGGATTTCCATAAAAGGAGCTCTATATTGCAACAGCCAAAGCGGCGCTTGTCGCTTGCAACACAGACAAGACGGCTGGCCTACAGTTATGTGAAAAACCAAGACGACGCGCTCGATATTGTCCAGGAATCCGTCAAAAAAGCGCTCGCTTCCGTGGGATCTGTCCGCAACCCGGATACGATCAAAAGCTGGTTTTATAACGCACGGCTATCGATTTTTTGCGGAAACAGAAAAAACTGAAGGTTGTGGATGATCAAACCGGGGTACATGGGGACCGTAGCGTTTGAAAAACCGACTGGGGTCATTGCGGATTTTCCGGCCGGGATCCGCTATATTCATTAGACAAATTCCTTGAAATCATGGATTTTGCTTTTTTTCTTCCTTTTTTATAAATTTGTAACTGCAGATTCGTCTGGAAACTTTTATACTAAAGAGAGTGCATTCTAAAAGAATTGATATTTTTGAAACAAAAAGCGGTCCCGATTACGTCTATTGATTTGGCGGTCGCCGTACCGTATACAGCAAGATAACCGTACATATCATTGGAGGAATACCATGCAAGATCAGACACACCATCAACGCTATATACCGGGGTTGGACGGGCTCCGGGCTTTTGCCGTTTTGGCGGTCATTGCCTACCACCTCGACTTTCATTGGGCAAACGGGGGTTTTATTGGGGTTGACATCTTTTTTGTGTTGTCCGGCTACCTCATTACATCCATCATATTGCCTGCCTATGGAAATGACATTGCCCTGAATTTTCGCGAATTTTGGCTGCGCCGGGTCAGACGGCTGCTTCCTGCGGCAACGCTCATGATTATCATCACCGTCATCTGGACCGTCCTGTTTAACAGAGAGCTGATTCATACCGTGCGGGGAGATGCGGTCTCCTCTCTTTTATATGCCAGCAACTGGTGGTTTATTTTTCACAATCAATCTTATTTTGATAGTTTCGGAGCGCCGTCACCTTTAAAAAACCTGTGGTCACTGGCGATTGAAGAGCAGTTTTATATCGTTTGGCCCATCCTTTTACTTTTGGGAATGTACATATGGAAAAAGCGGGACCGGCTGGCGGCCGCGGTTGTCGTGCTTGCGTTTTGTTCAGCTATTCTGATGACCGTTCTGTATGTTCCCGGCGCAGATCCCAGCCGCGTCTACTACGGAACGGACACACGCTCATTTGAACTTTTGGCCGGCTGTGCTTTAGCTCTTGTGTGGCCAATGAAAAGACTTTCTTCAAACCGATTGCCGAAAAAATTGAAGCAAGCATTGCACGGAACGGAACTCACCGCTTTTCTTTTTTTAATCCTCTGCATTTATTTGGTTGATGAATACGAACCCTTTCTCTATCAGGGCGGAATGCTTTTGATCAGCATTTGTGCAGCCATTTTTATTGGCTGTGTGAGTCATCCGAGCAGCTTTATCGGCCATTTGCTGTCGTGGAAACCTTTGCGCTGGATTGGAACAAGGTCTTACGGCATTTACCTATGGCATTATCCCGTGATCGTCTTGAGCACACCCGTACATGAAATTGGAAATCCGGTGTATTGGCATGCTGCAGTCAAAGTCGTCGTTACTTTGATCATCGCCGAGGCTTCGTATCGCTTCATTGAGAAGCCGATCAGAGAGAACGGGTTTCGCCGATTTTTCCGCCGCGTTTTTCTGAACAGGATGCTGGAATGGAAAACATCGTCCGTTTTCAATAAACTGTCGGTGGGACTCATGGCAGCAGCCCTACTTGTCTTTATGGGCGGATTGTCCGGACTGGCGGACGAAAAGAAAAAGCGGGAATGGCCTTATGCCGAGTCTCATGTGAAAACAAGTGCTGCAGTTGAACAGTCTTCTGAACAAGAACAGGATCAACAAGAGGAAAAGGCGAAAACAGATGAAACGAAAGATGATGAGCAGTCGAAATCAAGCGGAGAAAATCAAGAACAGAAAGAAGAGCAAACAACGGATCAGACACCGGCTCATTCTGTAAAAGATGTCTTGGCAATCGGCGATTCCGTCATGCTTGACATCGCTTCAAATCTAAAGAAGCGCATGACCGGGATCACGATCGACGGAAAGGTCGGCCGCCAGGTGTCGCAAGCGCTTCAATTGACCTCAGCGTATGCATCATATAATCAGCCGGATAAAGCTGTGATCATTGAGCTCGGCACAAATGGATATTTTACGGACAGCCAAATGGACGAATTGCTTGACGCCTTTTCAAACGCAAATGTTTTTCTCGTCAATACCCGTGTACCCCGCCAATGGGAAAGCAAGGTGAACGAATCATTGCGCAGCCAGGCGAAAAAACGGAAAAACGTGACCTTGATCGATTGGCACAGCGAAGCTCTTCAACATCCCGAATACTTCACCTCTGACGGCGTTCACCTTGTGCCTGAAGGAGCCGAAGCTTTAACAAACCTCATCGTTCGAGCGGTGAAATAAAAAAAGAGGCCTGCCTGACAGCGCCTCTTTTTCATGTTTAAGAATGTGAACCAGAGTGATGCAGCGATAATACTTCCTTTGCGGTAGCCATATCCGTTACGAGAAAATCGATCCATCCCCCGCGCAGTGCCGCCCCGATCGCCGCCGCTTTTTTTTGGCCGCTTGCGACGGCCACTACATTTTGGGTGTTTTTTAATTCATGGACCGATAAACCGATCATTCTGGATGCCTCTTCACACTTGATCACGTTTCCGTTTCGATCTAAAAATGATGTGCACACAACCGCTTCAGCGCCTTTGTCCCTTAAGCGATGAAGGTCCTCCTTGCTGAAATATCCCGAAGTGACAATCGTATCTTCTTCTGATACGGTTCCGATCCCCACCACAGAAACTGCGGCTTGACGGGCAAGTTCAATGACGTCAGCGATTTCCCGTTCAGCCGTGATGATATCCCTCGCCTGTTTGGAGACGACAACGGCGGGTGCGTTGATCAAAAAGTATTTTGATTTTAATTTTTCACCGAATAATCTTGTATTTGAGTTGGCATGCCATGTCGCCCCTTCGGCGCCCCAGCCGCCGACAAGGGGAACAAATCGCAGATTTTTCCGCGAAAAAAAAGGCAGTTCCTGGGCGAGCAGATTGACGCTCTTTCCAGCCATAATCCCAATAATGTCGTGATGTTTGATGATGGATTCCAGCAATACAGCACCGGCTCTAGCAAGGTGCAGGTCGATCATCTGCTGTTCGGCGTCCGGCATATTGATGACGACCGCGTTTTTTATACCGAAAGTTTCCTTCAGCCGTCGTTCGTATTGCTGTTCGTCGCCATAAGGATTTTTAATTGTAATTTGGACGATTCCTTCCGATTTGGCCGCGCTCAGCATCCTGCTGACCTGTGAACGGGAAACAGAAAGCTGCTCGGCGATTTCCTGCTGGCTCAATCCATCAAGATAGTAAAATGTGCTGATTTTGACAAGTTGACGAATTTTTTCTTCATTGATGTCCGGCATTTTGAACCTCTCTTTCCCTTGAACAAATGTTCACCCTTGAAATTATGTTCGATGAGGAGATATAATAAACGTGCAAGAAAATTTTTCTAGTTGAGCAGAGTAGAGTGGAATTGAGCAGAGCAGAGTAAATAATCAAGCAATACCGAAAGGCGCCGATTGGTCGTGAAACACTTCAGCCGCACCTTCGGGTCGTTCGTTTTTCTGCTCTATTCCTCTACTTCATTGTAGAGGATTTCTTTTTTTTATCAAAGAAATTCTTGCAGAAAGACGGGGGGATATATCATGAAAACTCAAGTTGCAGGGAAGTTTGGAAAGTACGGGGGCAGGTTTGTCCCTGAAACGCTGATGAGCGCCCTGGTGGAGCTGGAAGAGGCTTATTTGCGGTACAGGGAAGACCCTGATTTCGTAAAGGAAGTCAGTCAGCTGCTTAAAGGTTATTCCGGCAGGCCGACCCCGCTTTATTACGCGGAAAGGCTCACCCGGCATTTGGGCGGAGCGAAAATTTATCTGAAACGCGAGGATCTCAATCATACCGGGGCTCATAAGATTAACAACGCGATTGCACAGGCTGTTTTGGCCAAGCGGATGGGAAAGAAAAAAATCATCGCCGAGACCGGAGCCGGACAGCATGGGGTAGCCACCGCCACAGTTGCCGCGCTTTTAGGAATGGAATGCAAGATCTTTATGGGAGAAGAGGATATCCATCGGCAGCAGCTGAATGTCTACCGGATGAAGCTGCTCGGGGCCGAGGTCGTGCCCGTTTATTCAGGTTCCAAAACCTTGAAGGATGCCGGCAATGAGACGCTCCGCTACTGGGTTGCCAATGTGGAAGATTCTTTTTTCCTGTTTGGAACAGCCGCAGGTCCGCATCCGTATCCGATGATGGTAAGGGACTTTCAAAGAATCATCGGTGATGAAACCCGGGAGCAGATTTTGGCGAAAGAAGGGCGTTTGCCCGATTCCATTATTGCGTGCGTAGGCGGAGGCAGCAATGCGATAGGAATTTTCTTCCCGTTCTTAAGCGACTCGCAAGTTCGTTTAATCGGCGCCGAGGCGGGGGGGAAAGGACTGGATACGAATGAGCACGCCGCCACTTTGTCCAAGGGCTCGCCAGGCGTTTTTCAAGGATCGATGAGCTATCTTCTGCAAAGCGCTTCCGGCCAAGTGCAGCCGGCGCATTCGATTTCAGCCGGGTTGGATTATCCGGCGGTCGGACCTGAGCACGCTTATTTGAAGGATTCAGGCAGAGTGGAATATAAGGCTGTCACAGACAAAGAAGCGATTGATGCGCTTCATTTACTGAGCCGTATTGAGGGAATTATACCGGCCTTGGAAAGCGCTCATGCCTTGGCGCAATGTATGAAGCTGTCGCCAAAGCTTTCCCAAGACCATCTGATGGTCGTCAATATCTCCGGAAGAGGGGATAAAGACATGGATACGATCATGAAACATTCCGGAGGTGAGGTTCATTGAATCCGATCGATCAGACCTTTGCAAGATTAAAACGGGAAGGCAAGCCGGCCTTTATTCCGTATGTGACAGTCGGCGACCCTGATATTCGCACGTCCCTTGATATTTTGAAAGAACTGCAAACCGCCGGTGCCAGCGTCATTGAATTAGGCGTGCCTTTTTCAGACCCTTTGGCTGACGGCCCGGTTATTCAAAGAGCAACCTTGCGAGCTTTAAAAAACGATATCAGCATATCGGATGTCATCAGCCTTGCGAAACTGGCCAGGCAAGAACAAATCCATACGCCGCTCGTGTTGTTTACTTATTTTAATCCGCTTTTGCAGCTTGGGATTGAAAAGGCGTTTTCGATGATGGAGGACTCGGGCATAAACGGAATCATCATTCCGGATCTTCCGGTAGAGGAGGTTGAGGAAATACGTTGTATTTGCACAGAGAAGAACATCCATTACATTCCCTTGGTGGCTCCTACTTCCGAGGGGCGGATTGAATCAATCGTCAATCAGGCTTCCGGATTCGTTTACTGTGTTTCTTCTTTGGGAGTTACCGGTGAACGGCAAAACTTTCACAATGATATCGAAGGGTTTTTAGCCGCCGTCAAAAAGGCGACTGCTTTGCCTTTAGTCGTGGGCTTCGGCGTTTCCAATGCCGAGCAGTTCAAAAAGCTTTCATCTCATTGTGACGGGGTCGTGGTGGGCAGCGCGATCGTTCATACGATTGAGAAAAACCTTGCTTTGCTGCAGCATTCAAACACCTACTCCGACGGATTACATCGTATAAGGGGGTTTGTAGATGAATTAATTCCTCTGTGACAAAAAGCGGGCTAATTGTGAAATGCGTTTAGGTGATCTATCAAATAAGAGTTTAACATCCACTTCTTAGTTTTAGACTTTGCGACAAAGCTCTTAAAATCATGGGGAGTGAGAACAATGTTAGATATAAAGAAATCCTTTCAAGAGAGAAATATCGATTATTTTACGGATGACTATTACAAGTATGTTTCCATATTGCGTGATTACAAGGGGCATGTGCGCAGAAAGGAATCTTACTACGCCGACAATTTTAGGGAGAAAGGAACGGCTTTATTTGAATGCTTAGGGATTGAAATCGTTCATCAGCTGCACTGTCAATTGAAATGTGAATACTGTTATATCGCTTTGGATACGAAAAGCGAGTCGATTAAACCGGTCCCGGTTGAAGACATTATGAGCATCATTGATCAAGCGGCAGAAATTGATGAAGCCACAGGGAAAACGCTTTTTGGCCAAATTGGATTCATCGGCGGAGAACCGACTTTGCACCGCCATTTGCCAAGTCTCTTGGAATATACCTTAAGCAAAGGATTGACACCGATACTGATCACCAACGCAGTCAAGCTGGCAAAAATCGATTATGCAAGAAAGGTGTGTCTCCCCGGAACGGTTATTGTCACCCACCTGCCTTATCTTGATGAAGAAGGGGATAAGGAACATGATAAAATCACCAGATTTCCGGGCTACACGAAAACATTGGAGACAGCGATCCAAAATATGTTGACGATCAGAAAAGAGCTGAATGCCGTCGGTCAGGATTTTGAATTTGTCGGCGACTTTGTGTTAAGCAAGCAAACACTTCCGTATGCGTTTGAAGTGCACAAATTTTGCAGAAAGAATGGGATTAACCCATTTTTCGAACGGATGAGGATTTCCGATGATCAAAGAAATCACCATCTTGCTCCCGGCCGTGACGAAATAAAAGAACTGCTGAATCAAATCTTTGAGTATGATAAGACCCATTATCCGCATCTGATCTTTAAATCGGACGATGTTCAGGAAGAGGACGTCTTGCTGAAAAGAATCGAATATTTGATTACCCCTGCTTCCGCCAACGCCTGTTCCATGACACAGACGGGAATCCATGTAAAATATAACCAAAATGGCTTTGGTGAAGCGCTGTCTTGCGTCGGCCAGTCGATTCCGCATGGAAACATGCAAAAGAACAGTTTGCAGGAAATCGTCAATCAGAAAATCCAATCGCGCATCTTTAGTGAGCAAGAAACATATATAGCGGGGCCTTGTTCCGTTTGTGAATTATATCACTTAATCGGCTGTGAGGGAGGATGCCGCGGCAATGCCAACAGTACGTTTCATTGCGGGCGGGCGTCTGATCCGGAGTGTTTGTTCATTAAAGAAGAATACAGAATGAATAAAGCGGTCATGGCTCCTGAACATTGCGACGGTTGTCCGGTCAGCGAGTGGGCCCCTTGCAGCAGCTATGTTCAAAGCGAAAGTGTACTGAAATGAGGTTCAACAGAGATGTCGTGAATTCACTATGTGTTAAAAATGATTGGAGGCGTTAATAATGGGAGAAGCGATTCGGGATGTCGTGATTCTAGGCGGGGGATCTGCAGGTTGGATGACCGCCTCTTATCTGTCAAAAGCGTTCGGGAGTCAAATGAATATTACACTGATCGAGGCCGAAACGATTCCAAAGATCGGCGTCGGAGAGGCGACGATCCCCAATCTTCAGCGGGTGTTTTTCGACTTTTTGGGGATACCAGAAGAGGAATGGATGCGGGAATGCAATGCCTCTTTCAAGGCGGGGATCAAGTTTGTCAATTGGCGCAAACCGCCTGAAGAGGACAAAGATGATTATTTTTACCACCTCTTTGGACAAGTGCAAAACTGTGACAATGTCCCGCTTACTCATTACTGGCTCCGCCGCCGGTTTGAGGAAAACGACAAAGAGCCGATGGCGTATGCGTGCTACCACCAGGCGCCGCTGCTTGACGAAAAATTGTCGCCCCGGATGATGGACGGCACTCAAGTGATGAGTCATGCCTGGCATTTTGATGCGCATCTGGTGGCGGATTACCTTCGCAAGCTCGCGACCGGCTGGGGAGTCCGTCATATCCTGGATGAACTCGTTGACGTTGAGCTGGCGCCTGACGGCAGTATTTCCGCGCTGAAAACGCGCAAGGGCGGCCGGTATGAGGCGGATTTGTTTGTGGATTGCTCCGGCTTTCGCGGTCTGCTGATCAATCAAGCGCTGGGTGAGCCGTTTATCGAAATGAGCGACCAGCTTTTCTGCGACAGTGCGGTGGCCGCTTCAGTCCCTCACGATGATGAGCAGTATGGAATCGAGCCTTATACATCAGCGATTGCCATGAAGCATGGCTGGACATGGAAAATACCGATGCTCGGCCGCTTTGGATCGGGCTACGTTTACTCAAGCAAGTTCGTCTCTCAGGATGAGGCGACCGAAGAGTTTATCAAGCTTTGGGATTTAGATCCGAACAAAGTGCAGCTCAATCAAATCCGCTTTCGAACCGGGCGGAACCGCCGGGCCTGGGTGAAAAACTGCGTTTCAATCGGTTTGTCTTCATGCTTTCTGGAGCCGTTGGAATCTACCGGTCTGTACTTTATCTATTCGGGCATATATCAGCTCGTCAAGCATTTTCCGGATAAGTCCTTTAACCCTGCATTGATTGATCATTTCAATGAAGAGATTGACGGAATGTTTGACGATTGCCGGGATTTTATCCAAACGCATTATTTCACAACCACCCGTGACGATACCGAATTTTGGCGCGCCAACAAAAGCGATTTGAAGCTGTCAGATGAGCTGAAGCAAAAACTCAAGACCTATCAATCCGGGCTTGTTGTCTGTCCGCCGCTGACCACCAATGAATCCTCCTACTACAGCAATTTCGAGACTGAGTTTCGCAAT is a window encoding:
- a CDS encoding sugar-binding transcriptional regulator; amino-acid sequence: MPDINEEKIRQLVKISTFYYLDGLSQQEIAEQLSVSRSQVSRMLSAAKSEGIVQITIKNPYGDEQQYERRLKETFGIKNAVVINMPDAEQQMIDLHLARAGAVLLESIIKHHDIIGIMAGKSVNLLAQELPFFSRKNLRFVPLVGGWGAEGATWHANSNTRLFGEKLKSKYFLINAPAVVVSKQARDIITAEREIADVIELARQAAVSVVGIGTVSEEDTIVTSGYFSKEDLHRLRDKGAEAVVCTSFLDRNGNVIKCEEASRMIGLSVHELKNTQNVVAVASGQKKAAAIGAALRGGWIDFLVTDMATAKEVLSLHHSGSHS
- a CDS encoding CD3324 family protein, which codes for MANMGYVKADAVLPEKLISEIQKYVQGETIYIPKPDSARQKWGVRSGARKLIDERNASIKKAFKNGDSVERLAGEYHLSIETIKKIVYTT
- a CDS encoding alpha/beta hydrolase, with the protein product MTSIKSSMIQVSGTSLYYEVRGAGPLLLMIHGGNGDADSYPMADLLAEHYTVVTYDRRGHSRSKLEDINENYRISAHSDDAHRLLAGLTDEPAYVFGCSSGAVIGLDLAIRHPEQIRVLAAHEPPIPELLSDEDRTFGIESLAKLERDYRQNGLSALGEFAEAMGITASAQPRQPKERMERLMANIDYFILSEVPALREYKPDTSRLKASSAVVVPAGGIESKGFLPYRYAEALADKLGTKVVDFPGNHVGASVYPKAFAEKLLEIFSYIK
- a CDS encoding putative zinc-binding protein, which encodes MKRKDLPLVYSCSGCSSAAQTANMIAIKMDREKIAEMSCIAGVGGDVKPLVKTAKSGRDIIAIDGCPLCCCKSCLAKHDVQPKHHFVLSDFDVPKKKGVDPDPVLYMNAYERILKLTHPK
- a CDS encoding acyltransferase family protein, whose translation is MQDQTHHQRYIPGLDGLRAFAVLAVIAYHLDFHWANGGFIGVDIFFVLSGYLITSIILPAYGNDIALNFREFWLRRVRRLLPAATLMIIITVIWTVLFNRELIHTVRGDAVSSLLYASNWWFIFHNQSYFDSFGAPSPLKNLWSLAIEEQFYIVWPILLLLGMYIWKKRDRLAAAVVVLAFCSAILMTVLYVPGADPSRVYYGTDTRSFELLAGCALALVWPMKRLSSNRLPKKLKQALHGTELTAFLFLILCIYLVDEYEPFLYQGGMLLISICAAIFIGCVSHPSSFIGHLLSWKPLRWIGTRSYGIYLWHYPVIVLSTPVHEIGNPVYWHAAVKVVVTLIIAEASYRFIEKPIRENGFRRFFRRVFLNRMLEWKTSSVFNKLSVGLMAAALLVFMGGLSGLADEKKKREWPYAESHVKTSAAVEQSSEQEQDQQEEKAKTDETKDDEQSKSSGENQEQKEEQTTDQTPAHSVKDVLAIGDSVMLDIASNLKKRMTGITIDGKVGRQVSQALQLTSAYASYNQPDKAVIIELGTNGYFTDSQMDELLDAFSNANVFLVNTRVPRQWESKVNESLRSQAKKRKNVTLIDWHSEALQHPEYFTSDGVHLVPEGAEALTNLIVRAVK
- a CDS encoding DUF2306 domain-containing protein; this encodes MLTLIAIYVLYTLFENLLHDRHSTAFLSQKTHLRASFQLPVWLKVMYVHVVAACLAMLAGAVNFSVRSRKLHRLNGYVYVVCVLIVTLTSGYMAPHSTGGRIVSIAFNLVNMYWPAATVISVWQARRKRFDKHQKWMIRSYLFCFTNLFIHVITFVGRSGFGLAYDLSYTIGVYGAIALNVAAAECIIRFTRRKTTGIFEMKGGFSKTD
- a CDS encoding TetR family transcriptional regulator, whose translation is MKNVSEALTKKQILEATEETLRRYGAAKTSITDVAKALNVSHGTIYRHFKSKKEIFEAATQMWLGEKIFKPLTGVYHDSSREGPAHVKAYIKKLFELKRYYAMKDEELFAMYAKVTNESPELVDESISNIVEQLSGLIDRCSVCANDPVEVAKGIFYATERFHHPAHANEWKRDTIEQEFDIVWGLLEKGYLKHGEGGG
- a CDS encoding SDR family oxidoreductase, whose product is MHDLKGKTAIVTGASRGIGRAIATQLGDLGAKVAVNYSSSRQKAEEVVNEIQQAGGEAAAIQADLSTVAGVESLFAKTKEAFGKIDILINNAGMSIYKPIQDVTEEDFDQQFNLNVKGTYFACKQAMKDMEANGRIINFSTSVIGQMFPTYSVYAGTKGAVEQFTRQLAKEFAAKQITINAVAPGPVDTELFTAGKSEQQIEGLKKSTALGRIGEPEDIANVIEFLVSEQSQWITGQTIRVNGGFI